One Ptychodera flava strain L36383 unplaced genomic scaffold, AS_Pfla_20210202 Scaffold_33__1_contigs__length_2856901_pilon, whole genome shotgun sequence DNA segment encodes these proteins:
- the LOC139127528 gene encoding uncharacterized protein → MFKSSSQSLRVITIYRLLKSQKNNLTVNEFLAEFSTLLESAVPSPGHLVIAGDFNIHLDELNSPDTVKFMNLLHSMGLHQHILTPTHNKGHVLDLLITRSTDELVHSVDVSNFMNSDHSLIRFDLNLRRPAPKKVSISRRDFRTVNIDVFQDEISTKLSTYPLDFDAEAISTFYCDTVTEILDTVAPIKKKLVTEKVRAPWYCEELLMLRKNVRRLESKYRSTKLEIDRQIFLIKRIEYFRRCDELKADYHRARIQEADDKKLFKIVSELSDTKAINAKALPSEIPLKELPSRFLSYFNSKVAKLREGLISYSTDTGNTLPSHNLPTFSEVSVHQVRTLIERSAPQSCDLDILPINYIKKFASVSCTFHYASL, encoded by the coding sequence ATGTTTAAATCATCTAGCCAGTCTTTACGTGTTATTACCATCTACCGCCTACTGAAATCGCAGAAGAATAATTTAACCGTCAACGAGTTTCTTGCTGAATTTTCCACTCTACTTGAGTCCGCTGTACCGTCGCCCGGCCATCTTGTCATCGCTGGCGATTTTAACATTCACCTTGATGAACTGAACTCGCCCGACACAGTCAAGTTTATGAACCTGTTGCACTCGATGGGGTTACATCAACATATTCTCACACCGACACATAACAAGGGCCATGTTCTAGATCTCCTAATTACACGTTCGACAGATGAGCTTGTTCACTCGGTGGATGTATCGAACTTTATGAACTCTGATCATAGTCTCATACGGTTTGATCTGAATCTTCGACGCCCTGCACCCAAAAAAGTGAGTATTTCGCGTCGCGATTTCCGAACTGTTAACATCGACGTCTTTCAAGATGAAATCTCTACCAAGTTGTCCACTTACCCACTAGATTTCGACGCTGAAGCCATTTCTACATTTTATTGCGACACCGTTACGGAGATATTAGACACTGTAGCGCCCATTAAGAAGAAATTGGTGACTGAAAAGGTACGTGCTCCATGGTACTGCGAAGAGCTACTGATGTTAAGAAAGAATGTGAGACGGCTGGAGTCAAAGTATCGCTCGACAAAGCTTGAGATTGATCGGCAGATTTTTCTGATAAAGCGAATTGAATATTTTCGCCGCTGTGACGAATTAAAGGCCGACTACCATCGCGCTCGCATCCAAGAGGCAGATGACAAGAAGTTGTTTAAGATCGTCTCTGAGTTATCTGATACGAAAGCTATCAACGCTAAAGCTCTACCCAGTGAGATTCCATTGAAGGAACTACCATCTAGATTCCTGAGCTATTTCAACTCCAAAGTTGCCAAACTTCGTGAAGGCCTCATCAGTTACAGTACCGACACCGGCAACACCTTACCATCTCATAATTTACCAACTTTCAGTGAGGTGTCTGTGCATCAGGTTCGTACTCTTATTGAGCGGTCAGCTCCACAATCATGTGATCTGGATATCCTCCCGATAAACTATATCAAGAAATTCGCCTCTGTTTCTTGCACCTTTCATTACGCATCTCTTTAA